The genomic window AGAGTGGGAATgaaattaatggaaaaaaacaacacacaaatgtACAACTCCATGCACAACTGTACATCTTTTGTCCATTTAATTTCCTGGAAAAGTGCCTGTAGCGTTTTCACAACTGGGCCTTTTGTTTGGATCTTGCGGAACAAAAGCGTACCTCTATAGTATGTTTGTGTCTTTGCAGTGTGTATTGTAGAACGAATGCtaaaacaaagcgaggaaataCAGAAACGTCGTCTCACTTGTCCATTTCCACTTCGGTCTCCCACTCCAGTAGTGGCACTCCACGCAGATGAATATGAATATCATAAATACCCTCATTAAACAAATCTCCCGTCCATTTTGCcacctgaacaaaaaaaaatatgcaatacATATgaataatatacaaaatatgtaCAACACTGAAGCAGgtctagatttttatttttcttatatcaTTCTTACCCATTCTCAGAAACCTTTTCTGTATGGTAAACGCCATGACAAACATTTTAACCATGTAAAGGCTGACTATATGCTTACCATTAGTGTAATCATGATGGGAAGGCCATACGTGATCTCATTGGTTGATTCGATCAGGATGACGGTCAGGCTGATGGTCATACGTACCACGCCTCCCAGAAAGGCAGCCGCTCCAATCAGAGCAAACGTCCCTGAGTATATGTGCATACCAAGATTTCTGCCGTATAAAAGAGAAATTGGGACTTACAAACTAGCGTTTCAAAAGTAGAAAGTGTAGCAGgaacaaaaacaagcacatgGCGCTGGTATTAAAAAACAGACGAGAAGTAGTCAAAAGCTACACTATAGAAATACTTGTGATTGAATCTGGACTTGCATTCATTCAATATTTGattcttttcttaaaaatatcTCCAGACGTACACTGCTAGTCTTGTCTGTAGTAGAGATAACATACGATTTCCTCACGTCACCAGGAAATCTGCTCATAAAGAGTTTTCGAATAATAATGAGGATAGTAACACTGAAAGAACAGGTATGGAATTATACAGTGGCCAAGAAAGGTGTTAATCTAATCAAAACTTTTATATTTGAAATTCTTAACAGTATTCCTGATGAATCCTTGCACGCTCTCGGCTGAGCACTTGTTTGGCTgccttttaatttaaaaactatgtattaaaaatacattctgTTTCAGAGGCAAAATTTACAAATGGGCATTAACTTACTATTCACATTtgtcttggggaaaaaaaaaaaaatcaagaataagcatttatgaaaaatatatattcaatcTGGTGTGTCCAAACTGTTGATtggtagtgtatatatacacacacaggaatcAATGAAATGCTCAGTCAATGATTCCCTATATGTTATAAATAGAGTTGATATACATTGgtttatacactcactggccactttattaaaaacacaccatacgcggatagtgaagacagctgagaagattaTCGGGGTCTCTCCCCCCCCATCACAgactgcatccgcaaagccaccagcattgtggatgaccccacacacccctcacacacttcaccctcctgccatctggaaaaaggtaccgacccattcgggccctcacaaccagactgtgtaacagcttcttcccccaagccatcagactcctcaatactcagagacgggactgatacacacacacacacgcatactctgaactgaacaccatcccactcccatttaaatatttgcatattttttgctgctactgtattataaaaaatatatatagtatttaatttattgtcactatatacactttatatacactttacctggctgctaccacaataactgccATGTCCAtgtttggtataagctaatctaaagccatagcatgttatgtttacatttataccatttttaaattatattgttactccttggcacctatcttctgcactacctgttatatcagacacttccacattAAAACTTTGTACTGTTTggcactacactgtcacttactgtgcctattgtcctattttagtagtactgtactgtcctgcaTTGTTAGCACACGTTttcacgtgcactttatgtagaatgtttgtagatcttatttagttaatgtgatgttttctgtagcaccatggtcctagaggaactgtactgtactaactgtatatggttgaaatgacaataaaaccacatgAACTTGAACCATACTAATACTGGATAGAAccttccctttgctctcaattcttcatggcatggattccacaaatTGTTAGAAAAGTGTTGTTTGAGATGATTTGTATTGACATGTTGTGTGTCACATACTTGCTGCGGCTTTGTCAGCACCTGTTCTCGAATCTCCTGTTCCACCACATTCCCAAACACACTCAGATCTGGTGTGATCTAAATTCAGATCTGGCGACTGGGTAGGCCACTGAAGTACACTGAAACAGACTGAGACGACTTTGGGACATGGCACCGTATCATGCTGGGAGTAGGCATTAAAAattgggtaaattgtggccataaagggatgccatGTGGTCAGCAATAATACTCAGaaaggctgtggcattcaaatgaTGCTCAGTTAGTATTGAGGGGCCTAACGtgtaccaagaaaacattccccacaccattacaccaccgcCAGAAGCctaatttgtttaaatgaagcCGTTTCAATCCAAGGAatctgacaggagtggaacctgatgtagtcttctgctattgtagcccatccacctcaaggttcaatgtgttgtgcacTCTGAGATGCTTCTCTGCTTGcacagagtggttatttgagttactctgGCCttccagtctggccattctcctctgaactcTCTCATCTACAAAGCATTTCCACCTACAGAGCTGCCACttgctgattttatttttatttttttgtttttcgcaccattctgtgtaaacaacagagactgttgtgtgtgtgttccagtagatcagcagtttctgaaatcctcaaacaagcccatctggcaccTACAACCATGCCACATTTAAAGTTGcatgtttttcccccattttgatgtttgatatgaacctTATTACcaaaagctcttgacctgtatctgcataatgttttgcactgcactgctgtcacacaattggctgattttttcctaataaagtgcctGAAAATTGGTTAACGTATACGTACATTTTGAGGATGTTGGCCACTAGGCGTCCAAGAGAAGCTCCACAGAGTAGTGTAGGGACAAAGAGTCCACTAGGGACAGAGACGCCATATGTCCAACAGCTCAGCAAAAAGTACAGCAcaaagaacagagagagggtgACTGGACTAAAAGTGGCTagcgagagaaagacacacaaagAGATTGCaattagaaataaacaaaagcatacatttttatttatttttttattcttctcacTTTCATTTACACCATAGTCGGGTATGGGTTTAAATGTCAGGCATGTGGAGAATAGTTATGCTGTTTATCAGCTAACTTTATTATCACCTCAGGAGATGCTCTGAAGCTCGCTGTTAATTATGGGGTAATTGATAAGAAGGGGGAAACACCCTGCATAACATGTCCTGATACGCAATGCCAAGTGATCTCGCTTACTTCAACATGTGTTCTCACAGTCAACATGTGTCTCACCATCTTGGTGGAACAGCTGATGTATTGCCGTCTCCTGAGGGTTGAAGAAAAGAGTTGCCATGTCATTGTAGGTCTTATTGGAGCAGAAGAACCGCCGTATCGTTGAGTTCACGTCCTCATTTGCTGACgcctgttaaaaaacaaaaaattttgaTGAATGAATACTatctaaaataaacatattcatGCACGGCATCTTAACATGTCAAAGAGATAAATCTCTACCAATGAATTTTAATGcggtgcttttaaaaaaaaaatgtaaacaagttTGTGTTACTTTTAcatatataactgtatatttGTTATGTATTGTATACTGTTCATTGGGTCTGTTTGAGTCGTTCTGAGGTCGGAAAGCATAAAGGACAACAGTGATTTCTGAGAATAAAAAGCAGATGAGTTCAAGCGTACAATAGTTAGGGGTGGGtgatatgataaaaaaaaaagtgtcataaTTCATATCATAAtattactatatagtaggattACTAAAAAACTGCCATCAAAGGAGCagtgttgcattaaaaaaactgGTTGATGATTTATATAaggtctattaaaaaaaaaaaaaactaacaatgaatagaaagaagaaaatctgtacaaatttgaacattttaccattttaaagGATAACATCAAATCAgtctataatttatttattgttttaaataagaaaagaagCATTAAAAGATCTCATAATATCCATGATATTTCAGAAAAAATTTACTCTCACAAAATTTATCATGATCTTGATATTATCATCATATCACCCAGCTCTAACACaattaatagaaaataaatgagaaaatgatTTCTCTGTATAATCTTACACTAACTAGCGCTGTTGTGTTGTTCGCTGCCGGGGAGACTAAATCCCTGCACTCTCCCAGGGTCATGGAGGCCATGAAAATCACCACTGTAGTGACCAGACACACCAGCAGACTCTCCAGCACCCTGAGCATTATGAAgagtccattaaaaaaaaaaacaaagaaaatgacatTCGTTTAGATAAATATTCACTACTCACAGCCAACAAACACCATCTTAGAATGTGTACCTAATGAATTTGGCTTTGGGGTGGACGTTCCTCATGCGGTACTTGGCAAGCCGCTTGTTGATGCAGTTGAACATGGCGCCGAGCAGGCCGCCCACCAACCCCATGAGCACAAAGAAGGCCAGGTCCACCGCTGTCCATAAATGACACTTCTTATCCCCATCTGGACACTGCAGGGAGGAAAACAGGGGATATATTTACACAAAAAGTCTTAAACGTCTTCCGAGTGGTGCAACAAAAAAGCATTCGCCTAACATTCAGAAATCACGTGCGAGTTCGAATCCCAGTGATGCCATCCGTGGCCGGGAGTCCAAGTCAATCAATCACAGAGACACAGTGAGCCTGTGAGCGCACTGATAGAGATTTCCTCGGAGTGTGTTATGAAGCCCTGTGACCCCCAGgagcaacaattaaaaaaaaagatgcagctGGCTtgacatgtctcagaggaagcacgtgagGTAGTCTTCACCCTCCTGGATTGGTTGCCATCATATGGATGGGTGGGAGGAAATTGACCGagactaaattagggagaatcccaaaaaaaatccacacacaaaaaaacatgccaaCAGCTGAAATGGGACCatcattgatttttattttattttttcatccaATGTGCTTTTACCTTAAACTCTCCGAAGTTGAGCAGGCCAGGGAGCTGGAAAGAACCCCATTTGTTGTAGTTGATTCCAGAGCGAAAGAAGTTGAGAGTGAAGGTGGCCGACATGGAGCAGAACAGCTACAGACAGATTAGAAGGTGAAAAAGATAAGGAGTGATTgagatattattttttttatttgagcctgctgatttttttattattaagtatgGCATTTTATTCACTGTATTAACACAAACTACTACTGAATACTACAAATCCCACTAAACGCTTTAATAACAAATTAGATTTCCAGGGTGTAAGCATTTCTCCCAACGCAAACTACTTCCTCACCACTTTCCACGTGAGAGCTTGGTTCCAAAAAGACGAGCCTTCCTCCAGACTAAAAAGAGTACCCCCAATGGGAGCCCCGAACGCTGCAGCCACTCCAGCTGCTGCTCCCGCAGACACAAAATCCCTCTTATCCctgagaataaaaacaaacaaacaaacaaacaaaaaaacacttcattaaCACAGCAGTATAAGCCAATAATGTTTGATCAGCAACAGAGTAGTATTTTAGGAGGCTTGCAGGCTTTCTCTGCTTACGCTACAATGTAACAGCACGTCCTTGAAGTTCTCACCTGTCACTACGGAAGTAGGGAAACTGGAAGCGGATTTTCTTGAAGGTGATGCTCTGAAACTAAATTGAagcatatttgtttaaaaaaataaataaataaaatatcaatatcatactcaaacacacaaatattacCACTATTCCAGTACTACCATGCCTATGTGTACACTCAGCAACTTTAAAGGTTATTTCGTTTGTCTTTCTGAGGAAACACCAACAAAACCCTTTATACCACatcactgctgaattctccattctgattggtcagaaagtgtcaactcattttctttaacaacagctctgaccaTACAGTAGGTCAGGGTTCAACGTTTATACTAAAAGTCACAAGTTCTAACACTTATCATTCCTAACAGATCATTCATAGGGACTCACTGATATGTTGAATTTTTCTGTGAAGAAATGTTCATggagcatttttggaaggagtctctacaGCGTCAGAGGTAACAGGTGTAACTTTCAGTTTTCCAACACAAGAAAGTCTTCAGAGCAGAGCGCTTCGCagcttcttggtaacatgacaagctgcaatttTTACTTGGCGAGGGAACGACCTGCTAAatatatagctgctataaaccCTAAGTAATAACATGAACTTGCTCCACAACGTTGAACTTAACTATAAACCAATAAAAagcatcattctttaataaataataatgattagtgttgacaaattgctgtggtacaagaggaataaaacactttggcatgtgctgttattagaaaataattacCTTAAGGGCGGTAACATTAACTTTGCTTCATTTCAAGTCAAATCATGTCACCcttaagttgattattttcctagaacacaCTCCTAAGGCTTTTACTCCTCAATTAAGAACCCCTAGTGCATCATCAATAGTATTACCATGTCAGTGCTGATGTCAAGTATTAAAAGCGTTGACATTTAGGCTGATTTATGAGGTTTAATAAATAGAAACGTTTGTTGGTTCGTACCTGAGGGAGTCCGGCTCCTACAATTGCTCCGCTGTGGATCATGGGTCCCTCTTTCCCCACAAACAAACCTGAAAGCGGAAACGCACCACGTTAAACCttttcaatcaatcaatcaacacgTGTGTCGGACATGTTAACAGCTGATGCTCTCGTATGTACGCTGTGAGATTATGTTAAGACGACGTTTCACAATTTCTGTTGATATTAAAGAAAcagtttgtcattttacagCCCTCTGATGCCTGTGTGGCAAATTTCAATTACAATCTCAAACGGTAACTCAAAGTTTTCCTAAAGTACCTCTGACAAGATCTTACAGATCTAGAAACACTTTTCAACATTAGAAACGGCAGCTTTAACGATGTGGTATTTCACTACCTCCAGCTACAGCGAACAGAACCCCGATGGCTTTGCAGACGAAGGTGCGCAATCGCACGACTCCTGGAATCTTCACGCCATTCAGGTAACTTTTGATTTCTGGGATACCTGATCCAGCAGCCACAGGCTGAAAGGACACAATGATGGCATTAACAGCACACATATAACGTCTGTATCTTTTCTCAGACAAGTAcaaggaagaaaaaataaaatcctatTGGAGCATAAACACTACGGCAGCGTTTGTCGTGCTAAAGCTGTGAGGAACGAGAAATCCGATACTGATCTCTGGGCACTGCACATTATTAGATTCAGATATTCCACTCCCGATCTGACGCTAATGTGGTGATGTCATTTATTTCCCAACCTCAGGATGATGAGGTGAGTGATGTGTTCAAAGAGTAACATGATAAGATCTGATTACTATAGAGGTGTAATGACTATTACCTCGATCAGAACCAGGACGCTGGCAATAAAGACAAACACCATATTGAAGGCTAGAAGTTCAAGCAATGACAAAGCAAGGCAGCCATTTTCACTGCACTCCTCCACAGCTAAAAGGTCGGTTAAGGATAACCGTTTAGCAGACTGCTCGTGATCCACCCACGACACAGAAGAACACAGCTagtatgaaataaaatccacacaACGTCATTGAAGTACAAAGGATACAGTTCCCCACCAGTCTGAACTTCAGCTGGGTGAAGAGGTGCACGAAGAAATCGACAAAGACGCCAATCTAAAAAGACATTCAATTAAAGCTATAacattcatactttttttttaatcgactcatactgaacatcctttgaCACACCTAGTACTGTTTGACTTCATGGTATAGAGTTGTAGAAGAGTACTcaatccatacaggattttgctgagttttttctGATCATTGCGGTCGATAAAGCTTGATTgcgctgtggcttttttttttcttcaaaatttgtgatgcaatttgcggcgtatttggtgcttttttttgttagggaaattgcaatcgcatgaaattgtctttcgcagtgatgtttgttggtaaatgagaccttttagctgtactcatgttcgccgcacgtgaatcgaagagggctttggctgaatgcgcgttgtgatgacgtcacgtgacgcgtctcggcccaaatctgtggtaatttcggaaaatcgcaagctcctctgatATTGtagcgtttccttgattttgcgttcgtttctgtgatcgcgaaatcctggagggactgagtaatgatttataatacgACTATCCACTTTGTTAGAGTGATTCATACGTATGATATTCATTTATGATCGTATAATTCATATCGTTTACTGAAGATAATAACTTATCATACCAGGCCTGTAGATACTCCAATTGCAAACACCAACATCCACTTGACAGCTTCATACTTTTTGGCTTTCTAGAATGAaataggaagggaggagaaaaaaacacacacacacacaccccaacaaaTGAGACAACAACTGAACAAGAAGCAATTATCACAGAAACATCACAGCAATTAGATATTAATAGCTACCTTATTGTCCATCCCCTCCAACACCTCCACATACGGCTCATTAATACACCGGTCATAATCCAAACTCTGCAAATACAAGAAGCATTAAAACCATCTCCTCACCTATTCCTCACCTCCCACAGTAGCTGTAGGTTTAAATAAGCTGTATTTCAGATCATATTCTCACCTCGTAGTCTTTCCGTGGTAGTATTTCATCTTCGTCTTCCCTGGTTTCGCCCAGAATCGTCTAAGTTGAAACGACATGTTGTCTAACTTACGATGCATAACTTCATAACTGAATGAATATCCAATTGAATACACAGAATGCACGTATACACAAATCATATACAGTTTAATCGAAGCCCTTTTCATTTTTAGTGAAAAGTATCATTCAGCTTAACTGTGTAGAAAATGTTCCTGTATATCAGCAGGCTTATGTTAGAACTTAAATCGtaaacattttgtctttttttttttttgcctttggaaatgtaaatattattacaatTGGTATTGTATTCCACAGTAaggttgaattctcgaatcaaacggtgttgattaattttcagcaGTTCTGGGTGTAACACAAGTGTCCGTTTTATATGTTCGAATATATTATGGTGTCTGTATATAGTAcaaacacagggacttgtaaggCAAACAGTTTAGATAACCTAAGACTAATCatttatagtttttaaaaaagtgctgttagttaataatgaaaaaatgtatAGCTGTTGATATGGTATACGTTTTCTGTTGCTGattatttaagatttatggaaggagactccagtgtcagagctttggaAGTCAGTAGGTTTTCTGTCAAAGGGAGTCTTACAGTTGTAATCGCAATTGCAAATCGCCGTGATATGAGAGGAGGAAGAACACATGTcaggttgtgctgttataggaaaataatccacttcagggcAGCAAGAGGAACTCTGCTGTGCAtgaggattattttcctaaaaccgCATGCCCCCACGTGTTTTATCCCTTACATTAAGTCCAGATAGCTGTTCACCCTGTGTGCGCATGTGTCTTAATCCTTGATCGTCTTATTAGACTGATTATTAAGTGAGATGCAACATTATACATCACTCAGActtaaaatacaaacaaacaaacggttATTTCAGTTTTCTACATAGCTGTAAAGACGAAAGTCTGGTTTGTTGCTGATACTGAGAATATCTCGATCATTCGAACGTTAATCATAAAccttgttgaaaaaaaaaacgtttgtgATAGATtaggtaaatatttattaaacaacgtTTTGTATGTGAGGTACTGCACGTTTGTTTGGAGTGAGGAGTCATTTGTGATTCAGCCCTAAAACAGCTTGAGTTATTGACGTAGACTAATGTGAGAGAGCCAGATGGACAATTATTCCTAAACAAAGGGCTCACCATTCCACAGGACAGACTGTCCTTACTACTTCTGCTCTAAGTgcacaataataacaatcagAGACTGAACCATCTAACTGTATTACAGCTACATAACTCTTAACCAAGGAGAGCTGACTGATATAATCACTCTAAGGTCAGACACACTGATCACTTCAGGATCCAGGGT from Ictalurus furcatus strain D&B chromosome 5, Billie_1.0, whole genome shotgun sequence includes these protein-coding regions:
- the clcn6 gene encoding H(+)/Cl(-) exchange transporter 6 isoform X1, encoding MLKMACCGSCLCCQCCCREGETRTPEELTILGETREDEDEILPRKDYESLDYDRCINEPYVEVLEGMDNKKAKKYEAVKWMLVFAIGVSTGLIGVFVDFFVHLFTQLKFRLVGNSVEECSENGCLALSLLELLAFNMVFVFIASVLVLIEPVAAGSGIPEIKSYLNGVKIPGVVRLRTFVCKAIGVLFAVAGGLFVGKEGPMIHSGAIVGAGLPQFQSITFKKIRFQFPYFRSDRDKRDFVSAGAAAGVAAAFGAPIGGTLFSLEEGSSFWNQALTWKVLFCSMSATFTLNFFRSGINYNKWGSFQLPGLLNFGEFKCPDGDKKCHLWTAVDLAFFVLMGLVGGLLGAMFNCINKRLAKYRMRNVHPKAKFIRVLESLLVCLVTTVVIFMASMTLGECRDLVSPAANNTTALVSASANEDVNSTIRRFFCSNKTYNDMATLFFNPQETAIHQLFHQDATFSPVTLSLFFVLYFLLSCWTYGVSVPSGLFVPTLLCGASLGRLVANILKINLGMHIYSGTFALIGAAAFLGGVVRMTISLTVILIESTNEITYGLPIMITLMVAKWTGDLFNEGIYDIHIHLRGVPLLEWETEVEMDKLTASDIMEPNLTYVYPHTRIQSLVSILRTTVYHAFPVVTENRDNEKEFMKGNILVSNNIRFKKTSVLTRAGEQRRRCQSMKSYPSSELRHMCDEQVGVELAEEGQDILQQMLDRRHAPYPSLYPDQSPSEEWSMEERFRPLTFHGLILRSQLVNLLIRGVCYAENQSSASQPRLSYAEMTEDYPRFPDIHDLDLALLNPRMIVDVTPYMNPSPYTVSPDTHVSQVFNLFRTMGLRHLPVVNAVGEIVGIITRHNLTHEFLMAKLRQHSITI
- the clcn6 gene encoding H(+)/Cl(-) exchange transporter 6 isoform X2 → MLKMACCGSCLCCQCCCREGETRTPEELTILGETREDEDEILPRKDYESLDYDRCINEPYVEVLEGMDNKKAKKYEAVKWMLVFAIGVSTGLIGVFVDFFVHLFTQLKFRLVGNSVEECSENGCLALSLLELLAFNMVFVFIASVLVLIEPVAAGSGIPEIKSYLNGVKIPGVVRLRTFVCKAIGVLFAVAGGLFVGKEGPMIHSGAIVGAGLPQFQSITFKKIRFQFPYFRSDRDKRDFVSAGAAAGVAAAFGAPIGGTLFSLEEGSSFWNQALTWKVLFCSMSATFTLNFFRSGINYNKWGSFQLPGLLNFGEFKCPDGDKKCHLWTAVDLAFFVLMGLVGGLLGAMFNCINKRLAKYRMRNVHPKAKFIRVLESLLVCLVTTVVIFMASMTLGECRDLVSPAANNTTALVSASANEDVNSTIRRFFCSNKTYNDMATLFFNPQETAIHQLFHQDATFSPVTLSLFFVLYFLLSCWTYGVSVPSGLFVPTLLCGASLGRLVANILKINLGMHIYSGTFALIGAAAFLGGVVRMTISLTVILIESTNEITYGLPIMITLMVAKWTGDLFNEGIYDIHIHLRGVPLLEWETEVEMDKLTASDIMEPNLTYVYPHTRIQSLVSILRTTVYHAFPVVTENRDNEKEFMKGNILVSNNIRFKKTSVLTRAGEQRRRCQSMKSYPSSELRHMCDEQVGVELAEEGQDILQQMLDRSIKI